The DNA sequence TGCGCGAATCGCGGCAAAACTGGCGATTGGTTACACCTTAGATGAATTACAAAATGATATCACCGGCGGTAAAACACCGGCATCCTTTGAGCCAACCATTGACTACGTTGTTACTAAAATTCCGCGTTTTAACTTCGAAAAATTCTCAAATTCAAACGATCGTCTTACTACACAGATGAAATCTGTGGGTGAAGTCATGGCAATCGGCCGTAACCAGCAGGAGTCTTTACAAAAAGCGCTTCGCGGTTTGGAAGTCGGCGCTGACGGTTTCAACCCGATGGTTGATTTAAATGATCAAGGTGCAAAAGAAAAAGTACTATACGAACTGGGCGAAGCCGGTGCTGAGCGTATCTGGTATATCGGTGATGCATTCCGTTTAGGAATGAGCATAGATGAAATTTATGCTATTACTATGATTGATAAATGGTTCCTGGTACAGATCGAAGACTTGATTCTTGAAGAAGGTAAAATCGCTGAAGGCGGTTTACGCGGTTTAGATAAAGCCGTGCTTAAACGTCTAAAACGTAAAGGTTTTGCTGATAGTCGTATCGCCACTGTGGTCGGTGTTACTGAAGCTGAAGTGCGTAAACTGCGTGAACGTTTTGATCTGCACCCGGTCTATAAACGGGTAGATACTTGTGCTGCTGAGTTTTCATCTGACACTGCTTACATGTATTCGACCTATGATGAAGAATGTGAAGCTAACCCCACGAACAATGAAAAAATTATGATCATTGGTGGCGGTCCTAATCGGATAGGTCAGGGGATCGAATTTGATTACTGTTGTGTACATGCTGCCATGGCAATGCGTGCCGACGGTTATGAAACCATTATGGTTAACTGTAATCCAGAAACCGTTTCTACGGATTTTGACACATCAGATCGTCTCTACTTTGAACCTATTACTCTGGAAGATGTGCTTGAAATAGTCCGTGTTGAAAAACCAAAAGGGGTGATCGTACAGTACGGTGGTCAAACACCGCTAAAACTGGCACGTGCACTGGAAGCTGCCGGTGTGCCTATAATCGGTACTTCACCGGAAGCGATTGACCGCGCCGAAGACCGTGAGCGTTTCCAGCAAGTGGTTGAGCGTTTAGGCCTTAAACAGCCTGAAAATGATACTGTCACCACACTTGAGCAAGCGGTTGAATCAGCTAAGCATATAGGTTATCCGCTGGTGGTTCGTCCATCCTATGTATTAGGTGGCCGTGCAATGGAAATTGTTTATGATGAAGTTGATTTACGCCGTTACTTTAAAGATGCGGTCAGTGTATCTAATGAATCACCGGTACTGCTGGATCGTTTCTTAGATGATGCCATAGAAGTAGATATTGATGCCATCTGTGACGGTACGGACGTGGTTATCGGTGCTATTATGGAGCATATTGAACAAGCCGGTGTTCACTCCGGTGACTCTGCATGTTCATTACCTGCCTACACTCTCAGTGTGGAAATCCAAGATGAAATACGTGGTTACATTCGCTCACTTGCATTAGAACTCGGTGTTATTGGTCTAATGAATACCCAGCTTGCGGTCAAAGACAACGAAGTCTACATGATTGAAGTTAACCCGCGCGCAGCACGTACTGTGCCCTTTGTGTCGAAAGCGACAGGTGTGCCGATTGCTAAAATTGGCGCAAGCGTAATGGCCGGTAAAACACTTAAAGAGCTTGGCGTAACCAAAGAAGTTATCCCTCCTTACTTCTCCGTTAAAGAAGTGGTGTTACCCTTTAATAAATTCCCGGGTTCAGATCCTATTTTAGGGCCTGAAATGCGCAGTACGGGTGAAGTAATGGGGGCGGGTGATACTTTTGCAGAAGCTTATGCAAAAGCGGAGCTTGGTTCGATTAAAGATGTGCCAACCATAGGTCGAGCATTAATCTCGGTACGTAACAGTGATAAAAAACGCGTCGCAAAACTGGCTAAAAATTTAGTCGAACTTGGATATGAGATTGATGCAACCCATGGCACTATGATTGTATTGCAGGAAGCGGGTATTAACGCTCGCCTTGTTAATAAAGTACATGAAGGTCGTCCGCATATTCTGGATCGCACTAAAAATGGCGAATACACTTACATGGTGAATACCACTGAAGGTCGTATTGCTATTGAAGATTCACGTCAACTGCGCCGTGCAGCGCTGCGTTATAAAGTAAATTATACGACTACTTTGAAGGGTGCATTTGCAACATGCCAGGCGCATCTTGCAGATCCGACGGCACCAGAGGCGACGGTCAACTCAGTACAAGAGTTACATAAACGCATAAACGGTTAATGTTAATTAAGCGAAGCGTTAACCGTTAACGCTTCTTGCGTGATAAAAAAAGGCTGAGCAATTAATTGCTCAGCCTTTTTTTATGCATAAAATTAATAGCAAAGACTAAAACATTATTTTATGTCTCGTTAGCAGATATTTTATCCCGCATTAATGAAAAAAATCAATGGACTTGCAGATTACCGGGGTTATTTTTTATTTCTGCGTTGCCATTTTTTGGTAACAGTAAAACGCCAAAAAGCACGAAATAGGAAATACCCCAAAAAGGCACTTATACTGCCAAGGAGCAGTGCACCTAGAAACAGTGGTGGGGCGATGGTTTCAAAAGTTGCACATAACCAGCTATAAGATAATTCAAAGTTAAAATGCTGCACAGGCAGATGCATGATATAAGCCCCTAAACGGTAAGCGCCATAAAATAACGGCCCCATCGTCAGCGGGTTTGAAAGCCAAACTAAGGCAACGGATAAAGGCAGGTTAACCGTAAATATAATGGCGATAGCAGCGGCTAAGAACATCTGGAAAGGAATGGGTATCCAGGCACAAAAGAGACCAACAGCCACTGCACCTGCTGCACTGCGGCGGTTTAAGTGCCATAGATTGGGATTATGCAGCATTTCGCCAAAATGCCTAAGGTGAGGATGTGCTTTTAACGTTTCAGGTTTTGGAGTAAAACGTTTAAGAAATTTTTTTGGCATATAATTAAGGTTTACTTAAATGGATTGAATGACAATGCGTCTATTATTGTGGCTGTCAATTATTGTTTTTATATCAAGCCTATTTTGGCCACGATTATTAGACAATAACGAGATAATATTTTGTGGCGTTTTATTTATTTCTTTAATGTTGATTCCGCGCCTGCGTATTCTCGCGGTTATTCCATTTTTTGCTGTCTATTTCTCACTTTATACTTCTTTAGCATTAACGGGAAGTTTTTTTGCTTTTCAACCCGTGACTAATCTCCCCTTTTCAAACTCAGCCCCCCTGCAGGCTTCTGTCGATGGGCGAAACCATAGCATAGTTGTGCAAATTAAATCCTTAATCAGTGATCAAAATAGAGGATATTTTCGCGCTAAGTTAGTTGAACTTGATGGGCATCACTTAAGTTACTCTCCTTTATTGGAAATGCGCTGGTACGCACCGACAGTAAAGGTACAGGAAAACGAAAGACATCTCTTTAAAGTGCGTTTTAAACCTATTTATGGACGCGCTAATCCGGCAGGATTTGATCAGCAAAAATACAAGTACTCTGAACATATTGGCTACCAGGCTATTATAAAGTCGCATATTAAAAAGCAAAAATCTGCTTTCTCCTTAAGAGCTTATTTATATGAAAGGGTGTTAAATCTTTCCGACTCTTTAAACAACCAAGGCGCTATTCTAGCCTTATCTTTTGCAGATAAATCACTAATAAAATCA is a window from the Psychromonas ingrahamii 37 genome containing:
- a CDS encoding DUF2062 domain-containing protein, with translation MPKKFLKRFTPKPETLKAHPHLRHFGEMLHNPNLWHLNRRSAAGAVAVGLFCAWIPIPFQMFLAAAIAIIFTVNLPLSVALVWLSNPLTMGPLFYGAYRLGAYIMHLPVQHFNFELSYSWLCATFETIAPPLFLGALLLGSISAFLGYFLFRAFWRFTVTKKWQRRNKK
- the carB gene encoding carbamoyl-phosphate synthase large subunit; translation: MPKRNDLKTILIIGAGPIIIGQACEFDYSGAQACKALKEEGYRVVLVNSNPATIMTDPDMADATYIEPIHWQVVEKIIAKERPCAILPTMGGQTALNCALELEAKGILAKYNVEMIGATADAIDKAEDRSRFDTAMKKIGLACPRAGIAHNMDEAYAVLDMVGFPCIIRPSFTMGGTGGGIAYNKEEFDDICTNGLDLSPTTELLIDESLIGWKEYEMEVVRDKNDNCIIVCAIENFDPMGIHTGDSITVAPAQTLTDKEYQLMRNASLAVLREIGVETGGSNVQFGINPEDGRMVLIEMNPRVSRSSALASKATGFPIARIAAKLAIGYTLDELQNDITGGKTPASFEPTIDYVVTKIPRFNFEKFSNSNDRLTTQMKSVGEVMAIGRNQQESLQKALRGLEVGADGFNPMVDLNDQGAKEKVLYELGEAGAERIWYIGDAFRLGMSIDEIYAITMIDKWFLVQIEDLILEEGKIAEGGLRGLDKAVLKRLKRKGFADSRIATVVGVTEAEVRKLRERFDLHPVYKRVDTCAAEFSSDTAYMYSTYDEECEANPTNNEKIMIIGGGPNRIGQGIEFDYCCVHAAMAMRADGYETIMVNCNPETVSTDFDTSDRLYFEPITLEDVLEIVRVEKPKGVIVQYGGQTPLKLARALEAAGVPIIGTSPEAIDRAEDRERFQQVVERLGLKQPENDTVTTLEQAVESAKHIGYPLVVRPSYVLGGRAMEIVYDEVDLRRYFKDAVSVSNESPVLLDRFLDDAIEVDIDAICDGTDVVIGAIMEHIEQAGVHSGDSACSLPAYTLSVEIQDEIRGYIRSLALELGVIGLMNTQLAVKDNEVYMIEVNPRAARTVPFVSKATGVPIAKIGASVMAGKTLKELGVTKEVIPPYFSVKEVVLPFNKFPGSDPILGPEMRSTGEVMGAGDTFAEAYAKAELGSIKDVPTIGRALISVRNSDKKRVAKLAKNLVELGYEIDATHGTMIVLQEAGINARLVNKVHEGRPHILDRTKNGEYTYMVNTTEGRIAIEDSRQLRRAALRYKVNYTTTLKGAFATCQAHLADPTAPEATVNSVQELHKRING